From one Lotus japonicus ecotype B-129 chromosome 3, LjGifu_v1.2 genomic stretch:
- the LOC130746594 gene encoding putative F-box/LRR-repeat protein At3g18150 isoform X2: protein MDHDHISNLPRIILHDILSRLSEKDAARTSVLSKAWAETWSTFPILSFCDTKIVGTFPQPMKDFFRKRRLFIDYVKRTLLRFRDQVLAVKEFKLGVNSFDLHYMSKDVDLWLKLAGESGVEVLQVCLPDRADQDGEGQELCYVLPIGVLESKSLKKIELMGGIRVDPAFMNCSIKFFSLRELSLWSVLLGDEQAIEYLISRCPLLEYVTLKCCSVLNPGGAGGLLESRTCQIKSIRMRGLPKLKGVDVQGIQEVYVDAPSLENLCFCPGDFNAPCKLEFERCTNLKGLHLWSFKSTIITEKWFIELFFKFPLLESLKLDNCTMSERICISSDKLKVLMLSGCSNLKEVIIDAPNLSSGQFCGDGIGAEKPIISFLRSSSQLEVKVMMFLDHLDLCNLRGFLQNFKPLNALASLSLFIHQPFVDEFNPVVLQDSSSLPIIKLLDLRSVPKNETFFWPVVNSLLSSCCPETITLSLHSFFCSRAFIEIN from the exons ATGGACCATGATCATATATCCAATCTGCCCAGAATCATCCTTCATGACATTCTGTCAAGGCTGTCGGAGAAAGATGCTGCTAGGACAAGTGTTCTGTCCAAGGCGTGGGCAGAAACATGGTCTACGTTTCCCATCTTGTCCTTCTGTGACACCAAGATTGTAGGAACGTTTCCCCAGCCAATGAAAGATTTTTTCAGGAAGAGAAGACTCTTCATTGATTATGTGAAGAGAACATTGCTGAGGTTCCGTGACCAAGTCTTAGCGGTCAAAGAGTTTAAGCTCGGTGTGAACAGTTTTGACCTTCATTACATGTCTAAGGATGTTGATCTTTGGTTGAAGTTGGCTGGCGAGAGTGGTGTTGAGGTACTGCAGGTTTGCCTGCCTGATAGAGCTGATCAGGATGGGGAAGGTCAGGAGCTTTGCTATGTGTTGCCGATAGGTGTTCTTGAATCGAAGTCGCTTAAGAAGATCGAGTTGATGGGGGGAATCCGCGTTGATCCAGCATTCATGAACTGTTCAATCAAGTTTTTCTCGTTGCGAGAACTATCATTATGGTCTGTCCTTCTGGGAGATGAACAGGCAATAGAGTATCTCATTTCTCGCTGTCCTTTGCTTGAATATGTAACTTTGAAGTGCTGTTCTGTGTTGAACCCTGGTGGAGCAGGAGGCCTGCTTGAGTCTAGGACCTGTCAAATAAAATCTATTAGGATGCGTGGTCTGCCGAAGCTAAAGGGAGTTGACGTTCAAGGAATACAGGAGGTTTATGTTGATGCCCCGAGTCTTGAGAATTTATGTTTTTGTCCTGGTGATTTCAACGCACCTTGTAAGTTGGAGTTTGAAAGGTGCACAAATTTGAAAGGGTTACACTTATGGTCTTTTAAGAGTACTATTATCACAGAGAAGTGGTTTATTGAACTGTTTTTTAAATTTCCCTTACTTGAGAGTTTGAAATTGGACAATTGCACAATGTCTGAGAGAATTTGTATTTCAAGTGATAAACTCAAGGTCTTGATGTTGTCTGGTTGCTCTAACTTGAAGGAGGTTATCATTGATGCTCCTAATCTATCATCAGGTCAATTTTGTGGTGATGGTATTGGTGCAGAAAAACCAATTATATCTTTTCTGAGAAGTTCTAGTCAACTGGAAGTCAAAGTTATGATGTTCCTTGATCACCTGGATCTTTGTAACTTGAGGGGATTTCTCCAAAATTTCAAACCTCTAAATGCTTTGGCATCCCTTTCCCTATTTATCCATCAGCCGTTTGTG GATGAATTCAACCCAGTTGTCTTGCAAGATTCATCCTCTCTGCCGATCATCAAACTCTTGGACCTACGCTCTGTTCCAAAAAATGAAACTTTCTTTTGGCCTGTTG
- the LOC130746595 gene encoding uncharacterized protein LOC130746595: MDDDHISDLPIIILHDILSRLPEKDAARASVLSKAWAETLSTFPILSFSISKMIGMCSLTTEEEFSMIRKNFVDYVKKTLLRFHDQGLAIKELQLNVDCFDFHYMSRHVDLWLKLAAESGVEVLELCLPYRYELKEEGRLCCYVLPTGVLEAKSLKKLVLKGGIFVDQAFMKHSIKFFSLRELTLRRVLLEDEQVIEYLISRCPLIEYVTLTFCSVLKPGGAGGLLRSRAFKMKSMSMRGLLKLKGVDIIGIQEVYVDSPSLENLCYCADDFYLTCKLEFERCKNLKSLHLRHFKSTVITQKWFIELFLKFPFLESLKLDNCTMSERICISSDKLTVLMLSKCSNLKEVIIDAPNLSSCQYVGHRAPKPIISFLRSSSQLEVNVEMYFDHLDLSDLREFIQNFKPQNVLASLSLSIDQSIVDEFNPIVLQDSSPPPIIKHLNLQSVPENETLFWPVVNSLLSSCCPETISLCLHSYCCSRAFIEFLYETLVGRKENDCFCSSGSAKCWWHGLKGVKITNTSNTDGNADFKTTLDALPTWGDFDNIIFRLEL, encoded by the exons ATGGATGATGATCATATATCAGATTTGCCCATAATCATCCTCCATGACATTCTGTCAAGATTGCCGGAGAAAGATGCTGCTAGGGCAAGTGTTTTGTCCAAAGCGTGGGCAGAAACATTGTCTACGTTTCCCATCCTATCTTTCTCTATTTCCAAAATGATAGGAATGTGTTCTCTGACAACGGAAGAAGAATTTTCCATGATAAGAAAGAACTTTGTTGATTATGTGAAGAAAACATTGCTAAGGTTTCATGACCAAGGCTTAGCAATCAAAGAGTTACAGCTCAATGTGGACTGTTTTGACTTTCATTACATGTCTCGGCATGTTGATCTTTGGCTGAAATTGGCTGCTGAGAGTGGTGTTGAGGTACTGGAACTTTGCCTGCCTTATAGATATGAACTGAAAGAGGAAGGTCGGTTGTGTTGCTATGTGTTGCCAACAGGTGTTCTTGAAGCCAAATCACTTAAGAAGTTAGTGTTGAAGGGGGGAATCTTCGTTGATCAAGCATTCATGAAACATTCAATCAAGTTTTTCTCGTTGCGAGAACTAACATTGCGGCGTGTCCTTCTGGAAGATGAGCAGGTAATAGAGTATCTCATTTCTCGCTGCCCTTTGATTGAATATGTAACTTTAACGTTCTGTTCTGTGCTGAAACCTGGTGGAGCAGGAGGCCTGCTTAGGTCAAGGGCCTTTAAAATGAAATCTATGAGCATGCGCGGTCTGTTGAAGCTCAAGGGAGTTGACATTATAGGAATACAGGAGGTTTATGTTGATTCCCCGAGTCTTGAGAATTTATGTTATTGTGCTGATGATTTCTACTTAACTTGTAAGTTGGAGTTTGAAAGGTGCAAAAATTTGAAAAGCTTACACTTGCGGCATTTTAAGAGTACTGTTATCACACAGAAGTGGTTTATTGAACTGTTTCTTAAATTTCCTTTCCTTGAGAGTTTGAAATTGGACAATTGCACAATGTCTGAGAGGATTTGTATTTCAAGTGATAAACTCACGGTATTGATGTTGTCCAAATGCTCTAACTTGAAGGAGGTTATCATTGATGCTCCAAATCTATCATCATGTCAATATGTTGGTCATAGAGCACCAAAACCTATTATATCTTTTCTGAGAAGTTCTAGTCAACTAGAAGTCAATGTTGAGATGTACTTTGATCATCTAGATCTTTCTGACTTGAGGGAATTTATCCAAAACTTCAAGCCTCAAAATGTTTTGGCATCTCTTTCCTTATCTATAGATCAGTCGATTGTG GATGAATTCAACCCAATTGTCTTGCAAGATTCATCCCCTCCGCCGATCATTAAACACTTGAACCTACAATCTGTTCCTGAAAATGAAACATTGTTTTGGCCTGTTGTTAATAGTTTACTTTCAAGTTGCTGCCCTGAAACTATTTCGTTGTGCTTGCATTCATATTGCTGCAGCAGAGCATTCATTGAG TTTCTCTATGAGACGCTTGTGGGCAGGAAAGAGAACGACTGTTTTTGCAGTTCTGGTAGTGCCAAGTGTTGGTGGCATGGACTGAAGGGTGTTAAAATCACAAACACTAGCAATACCGATGGGAATGCTGATTTTAAGACCACGTTAGATGCGTTGCCAACTTGGGGAGATTTTGACAATATTATCTTTAGGTTGGAATTGTAG
- the LOC130744877 gene encoding protein ALP1-like, whose protein sequence is MSFMRRLINDDVTCVEQLRMDTNTFRVLCSLLLVEGGLKEDGLVPIEEQVAIFLHILAHHAKNRVIKFKFQRSGETVSRYFNLVLSSVLRLHGNLLKKPDPIPEDCIDNRWKWFKGCLGALDGTYIPINVSEVDKPRYRSRKGEIATNVLGVCSRDMQFIYVLPGWEGSASDARVLRDAINRRNGLKVPTGNYYLVDGGYTNGEGFLAPYRGSRYHLSEWRHRRVPTNPRELYNKRHAQARNVIERTFGLLKMRWAILRSPSYYPVKTHNRIIIACCLLHNFVRREMSIDPLETELENMPINEEVD, encoded by the exons ATGTCATTCATGAGGAGGCTAATAAATGATGATGTTACTTGTGTGGAGCAACTACGGATGGATACTAACACATTTCGTGTGTTGTGTTCTCTTCTACTTGTTGAGGGTGGGCTAAAGGAAGATGGGTTAGTGCCAATAGAAGAACAAGTTGCTATATTTTTACATATATTGGCTCATCATGCTAAAAACCGTgtcataaaatttaaattccaAAGATCTGGGGAAACTGTTAGTAGATACTTCAATTTAGTGTTAAGTTCTGTCTTAAGGTTGCATGGAAATTTACTTAAAAAACCAGATCCGATTCCTGAGGATTGCATTGACAATAGATGGAAATGGTTTAAG GGTTGTCTTGGGGCATTAGATGGAACCTATATTCCTATTAATGTCTCTGAGGTTGATAAACCAAGATATAGAAGTCGGAAAGGTGAAATTGCAACGAATGTCTTAGGAGTATGCTCACGAGACATGCAATTTATATATGTGCTACCGGGTTGGGAGGGTTCAGCTTCAGATGCTAGGGTGTTGCGTGATGCAATTAATAGGAGAAATGGTCTTAAAGTTCCTACAG GAAACTACTACTTGGTAGATGGTGGGTATACAAATGGAGAAGGGTTTCTTGCCCCTTATAGAGGAAGTCGATATCATCTTAGTGAGTGGAGACATAGACGTGTTCCAACAAATCCCAGAGAACTGTATAACAAGCGACATGCTCAAGCTAGAAATGTGATAGAAAGAACATTTGGATTGTTGAAGATGCGTTGGGCCATTCTTAGAAGTCCTAGTTATTATCCAGTTAAAACTCATAACCGAATAATTATTGCCTGCTGCTTATTGCACAATTTTGTTAGAAGAGAAATGTCCATAGATCCATTAGAAACAGAGTTGGAGAACATGCCTATCAATGAAGAGGTAGACTAA